A genomic window from Paenibacillus sp. FSL K6-0276 includes:
- a CDS encoding DUF350 domain-containing protein encodes MMIVVNLVVSVFVIILLQVLGMVIFGLMTPFKDMEELKKGNVAVALALGGKFLATAIIIGVAAYTNTSILHMIIWFAVGYVCLIAAYWIFELVTPTFKISEHLEKGNVAVGTMLCLVFIGTAFAISSLIV; translated from the coding sequence GTGATGATTGTGGTTAATTTGGTTGTGAGTGTATTTGTGATTATTCTTTTGCAAGTATTAGGCATGGTAATCTTTGGCTTGATGACTCCGTTTAAAGATATGGAGGAGCTGAAGAAGGGCAATGTGGCTGTAGCTTTGGCGTTAGGCGGTAAGTTTCTGGCAACGGCTATTATTATTGGGGTAGCAGCGTATACGAATACTTCAATTTTGCACATGATCATTTGGTTTGCGGTGGGTTATGTGTGCCTGATAGCAGCTTACTGGATTTTTGAATTGGTGACCCCAACCTTTAAGATTTCAGAGCATCTGGAGAAGGGGAATGTAGCTGTAGGTACTATGCTTTGCTTGGTATTTATTGGAACCGCATTTGCGATTAGCAGTCTGATTGTTTAG
- a CDS encoding signal peptide protein has protein sequence MMLLTVLLLSACSSNQGSVFDTGTAETSDSVARVPWDYRVVESTVGDLIGSDMTVLPDNELLPNDGNYATGDKIWTLQFMDAELITDADQKNEVRLSSWSTIKSYADEKTAAEDLTNLKVSVTTDVDLVGVYKTKYKDKTRNFAVLELPSGNRIKQPIDDERYTALEKQKTASVVLEEVHDFADYDSAYAKFRGWAK, from the coding sequence ATGATGCTTCTGACGGTACTGTTGCTTAGCGCATGTTCCAGTAATCAGGGCAGTGTATTTGATACAGGAACAGCTGAAACATCAGATAGTGTAGCACGGGTACCGTGGGACTACCGGGTGGTAGAGAGTACCGTAGGGGATTTAATTGGGAGTGACATGACGGTTTTGCCGGACAATGAACTGCTACCGAATGATGGGAATTATGCTACTGGCGATAAAATTTGGACGCTTCAGTTCATGGACGCCGAGCTAATTACGGATGCCGATCAGAAGAACGAAGTTCGTCTGTCTTCATGGAGCACTATTAAGTCTTATGCAGATGAAAAAACAGCGGCAGAGGATCTTACCAATCTTAAAGTGTCGGTAACCACTGATGTTGATCTTGTTGGGGTATATAAGACTAAATATAAGGATAAGACAAGAAACTTTGCGGTGCTTGAGCTCCCTTCAGGTAATCGGATTAAGCAGCCGATTGATGATGAACGCTATACAGCGCTAGAGAAACAGAAAACCGCTTCCGTAGTCCTTGAGGAAGTACATGATTTTGCCGACTATGATTCGGCGTATGCGAAATTTCGGGGGTGGGCGAAGTGA
- a CDS encoding glycosyl hydrolase family 8: MRKIIAAALSVLVGVTGLTACENTAAPISTPTSTPPATIHTELPDREDSDHNTTVTQTQELDDLEQFITSKLTGEYGVYTNLLETDQSAEAASGHEVLSESASLSMLAAVRSGQQERFAEEWKLAKQTFDMNSGFSYRYSLKQQKLYPLNAAVDDLRMIRALYEAGDKFGDERYTAEADKYGERFYKYNVKNGNVYDFYDENYKITNSFVTLCYINLGTLLKLSIPSQISINLSNHLKNILEDGYLSDEFPFYETRFNYETGNYSSENINTVESLLSILALAEVDQQKSTSIDFIKQQVEAGTLYGQYSREGKPLNDIRSTAIYAITAMIGAEIGDESLYHKSIERMNEFRVTDVGSPLYGGFGDVASGQAYSFDNLMALLAYVY, encoded by the coding sequence TTGAGAAAAATAATCGCTGCTGCACTGTCGGTTCTAGTAGGTGTCACGGGTCTAACGGCTTGCGAAAATACGGCAGCACCAATATCAACACCAACATCGACTCCACCTGCTACTATTCATACGGAGTTACCCGATCGCGAAGATTCAGATCATAATACTACGGTAACCCAGACGCAGGAATTAGATGACTTAGAGCAATTCATTACCTCGAAACTCACAGGTGAGTACGGTGTATATACTAATTTACTTGAAACGGATCAATCGGCGGAAGCAGCGAGTGGACATGAGGTTCTAAGTGAATCGGCATCTCTCAGTATGCTGGCAGCTGTACGTAGCGGCCAACAAGAACGATTTGCAGAAGAATGGAAACTGGCTAAGCAAACCTTTGATATGAACAGCGGTTTCAGCTACCGTTATAGTCTTAAACAGCAGAAGTTATATCCACTGAATGCTGCCGTTGATGATTTGCGTATGATTCGGGCGCTTTATGAGGCGGGGGATAAGTTTGGGGATGAACGGTATACAGCTGAAGCAGATAAATATGGCGAAAGATTTTATAAATACAATGTAAAAAATGGGAATGTGTATGATTTTTATGATGAAAATTACAAAATAACCAACTCGTTCGTCACTTTGTGTTATATTAATTTGGGCACTTTGCTAAAATTGTCGATTCCTAGCCAAATTAGTATCAATTTATCGAATCATTTGAAGAATATACTAGAAGATGGATATTTATCGGATGAATTTCCTTTTTATGAGACACGGTTTAATTATGAGACCGGCAATTATAGTTCGGAGAATATTAATACAGTAGAGTCGCTTCTATCCATTCTAGCCTTAGCAGAGGTAGATCAGCAGAAATCCACCAGCATTGATTTTATCAAGCAGCAGGTCGAAGCTGGAACGTTGTATGGGCAATATTCGAGAGAAGGTAAGCCGCTGAACGATATCCGGTCCACAGCCATTTATGCCATTACGGCTATGATTGGCGCAGAAATCGGGGATGAATCTCTCTACCATAAAAGCATCGAAAGAATGAACGAGTTCAGAGTGACAGATGTGGGTAGCCCACTGTACGGAGGGTTCGGCGATGTGGCAAGCGGCCAAGCCTATTCTTTTGACAACCTGATGGCATTACTGGCCTATGTCTATTAA
- a CDS encoding ion channel: protein MHLLLRISTKMMRLRKRSIGLIILIFIVLSASIAYLIEPGTFHSWFNAFYWVMTTMATVGYGDYFAETVVGKLFTMFLYIFGIGLLSLVIGKVIDSIAEVQRRRGAGTLSFRGKDHVLLINWSKKAQAAVDEVLCYSPKCHIVIIDETGSHPLEHMDQVHFISGDASSDEILLKANIHEARAAIVFGDTRIDEASLVDGKSLLIASSIERIAPQVHTTVEIMQEKNIQNFRHVRVNEFVLSHDAISRLAVRSALQEGNSEVITQLLSRKYGDDIYEIPVNTAWKTYGDAFQNLLLQGATLLSDRSDLSINRKLDQAIPKDARLYVVSDVETYRKIKG, encoded by the coding sequence ATGCATCTGTTGCTGAGAATTTCCACCAAGATGATGCGGTTACGCAAACGATCGATAGGGCTAATTATTCTAATCTTTATAGTTCTTAGTGCGTCGATTGCTTACCTGATTGAGCCGGGTACATTTCATAGCTGGTTTAATGCTTTTTACTGGGTTATGACAACGATGGCGACAGTAGGGTATGGAGATTACTTTGCAGAGACCGTAGTTGGAAAACTGTTTACCATGTTTCTATACATCTTTGGTATCGGTCTCCTCAGCTTGGTCATTGGTAAGGTCATCGACTCCATTGCGGAGGTGCAGAGAAGGAGAGGAGCGGGGACGTTGAGCTTTCGGGGGAAGGATCATGTACTTTTAATAAATTGGAGTAAGAAAGCACAAGCTGCCGTAGATGAGGTTCTATGCTATTCGCCGAAATGCCACATTGTCATTATTGATGAGACAGGAAGTCATCCTTTGGAACATATGGATCAAGTTCACTTCATAAGTGGCGATGCCTCCAGTGATGAGATTCTACTCAAGGCTAACATCCATGAAGCAAGAGCAGCCATTGTGTTCGGCGACACACGGATTGATGAAGCGTCGCTAGTCGACGGTAAATCCTTATTAATTGCCTCCAGTATCGAGCGAATTGCGCCACAAGTACATACGACCGTAGAAATAATGCAAGAGAAGAATATTCAGAATTTCAGGCATGTCCGAGTAAACGAGTTCGTTCTCTCGCATGATGCCATCTCCAGACTGGCTGTTCGATCCGCTCTGCAAGAGGGGAATTCTGAAGTAATAACGCAGCTGCTGAGCCGTAAATATGGTGATGATATTTATGAGATTCCAGTGAATACCGCATGGAAGACATATGGAGATGCGTTTCAGAACTTGCTTCTGCAAGGCGCGACCTTGTTGTCGGATCGTAGTGATCTTAGCATCAATCGAAAGCTGGATCAGGCTATTCCTAAGGATGCTAGATTGTATGTTGTTTCCGATGTAGAGACGTATCGTAAGATTAAGGGTTAG